In Vicia villosa cultivar HV-30 ecotype Madison, WI linkage group LG7, Vvil1.0, whole genome shotgun sequence, the DNA window TTAGCCTGAGGAGAGCGCGATATCGAAAGCATCTCAATACAATCCTGGATATTGTTAACAGCATAGGGGAAATGCAATTTTGCAAGAAGCCAGTTCCAAATAGGTCTCACGAAAGTGCACTCAAAGAAAACATGGGCAGTAGAATCCGCATCACATTGGCATAGAGAGCAAAAAGAAGGTCCACTGAAACCTCTCAAAGAGAAATTCTCATCAGTTGGCATTTTATTATATATCATCTTCCAAACCACCATGGCATGGGAAGGAGGCACATGCTTGTTCCAGATTAAATTCTTCCAAGTTATCTCCGGTCTATGTCTTTGGAACCTATTATAGGCCTGCTGCAAGCTGAGCTCACCATTGTGCGAATCTTTCCAAACAATGCAGTCTTCAACTCCAGACTCAGGAATTTGAACAGAAGAAATCATCTGAGACAGATTGGGAAAAGCTTGCAGCACATTCTCAGGGATACACCAACGCTGTCCCAGCAGCCAGTCCTTAACCAAAACTTTGATGTGCTTATGAAAGACCCGAGGGATGTTAAAAGTGTTTGCAATAGGTTCATCTAACCAAGTATCAAGCCAAAAATTAACCTTTGCCCCATTTCCAATAATCCATTTGGTATTGTCTATAACAGTGGAATAGCAAGCTTTTATACTCGTCCATATCGAGGAATTGATGTGATATGAGATGAGCTTATGATTCCTTTTAATTCTGGAAGCAAGAAGATGAGTCCATTCTTGTTCTCCTTTTACAAAAATCCAACATAACTGAAGATTAGAGACAGAGTTGAAATTCGATAGAGCCTTAATCCCTAAACCACCAACCTTCTTACTCGAGCAGCAATCCTTCCAGGCTACAGTCAAAACTTTTCTTTGCTCCATGTTACCACTCCATAAGAAGTTCCTCATCCAAGAGCTGATTTGCTTGATGAGAGAAGCTGGCCAGTTATAGATGGTTATGCAGTGAAGAAACATACTATGAATGACAGAAGTGATGAGCTGAAGCCTTCCAGCCATGGACAGCAGACAAGATTTCCAGTGAGCCAGCTTGACTTTTACCTTATCtgcaataaaagaaaaataaccaGGTTTAGGTCTTCCAACAAATATGGGAGCCCCAAGGTAAATAAAAGGGGGGTTAGCCATTTGAAACCCCAATATGTCCGCCAAGCATCTGTGCCTATCAGCAGACATTCCCCCTGCATATATTAAGGATTTATCCTTGTTGCACACTTGACCAGAAATGGCAGCATATTCCGTTAACAAGGCGGCAATAGCATTAATGGATTTTTGATCTCCCCTGCAAAAAATCATAATGTCATCTGCATACAAAGTGTGAGATGGGACAGAGCAGTTTCTAGATGCTTTTATGAGGTTGACATGATTGTTATTAACCAGCAGAGCAATTCCTCTACTAAGAACCTCCTCAGCTAAGCAAAAGAGGAGAGGAGACAGAGGGTCTCCTTGTCTCACACCATTGGAGCACTTGAAGAAACCAGCCTGCTTGCCATTAATACCTATAGACAACATAGCAGAGTTTAGAATAGTATCAATCCAATTACAGAATTTATCACAAAATCCAAAACAGGAGAGAGTTTTTAGAAGAAAGGACCAATTGAGAGTGTCAAAGGCCTTGGAAATATCTATTTTCAGGGCAACATTGCCACTAAAGCTCTTGTTACCAAGAATATTAATAGCCTCAGATGTGAGGCAGATACCATCTCTTATGTTTCTCCCTTTAATAAAACCTTTTTGCTGAGGAGAAATCAAGGATGGAAGGATAGCAGCTAATCTGTCAGCAATGATTTTGGAAATAATTTTGGATTTAAAATTGGCAAGAGCAATTGGCCTGTAATGATTAATGGAATTAGGTTCATTGTTTTTAGGAATGAGCACTAAAGTGTTAGAGTTGTAATTAGGAAGCATCCAATTTTGCAGGAAAAACTGCAGCACAGCAGAGATGACATCATGCTTTATAATTTCCCaaaacttttgaaaaaaaatagcaCCAAAACCATCTGGGCCAGGGGCAGAGTCAGATTTTAAATTCTTCACAGCATGGGTGATTTCCTCTG includes these proteins:
- the LOC131619766 gene encoding uncharacterized protein LOC131619766 is translated as MKCIFWNIRGIANGSLRLALKRLIQKNSPDLVFIAEPWMDFSNFPSRWMSRFDLKPFAFNQRGSDLPNLWCFCKTHLNPVIVSIDNQQISFTINLNNTVLGFSVIYASTCYITRRYLWTSLNNIIANNVNPWTFIGDFNAIIGADEYKGSHNPARIPMQDFFHWSDSNKLIHLPTVGNFFTWSNGRRGRQLTEKRLDRVICNLDMLDLCNTVVCHTLSKLKSDHFPLLFTWDIAKVNIQSQFKFLKMWTLHDDCEKIVKDTWDFKFYGCPMYVLDCKLKLLKSKLKEWNKHIFGDVKLKVEEADKALKEIQQQISIGGYNDSLQLQEAKAQNELERALIIEEEYWREKAHIKWHVEGDRNTKFFHTYAKIRRKQNLISSLKINDVVTIDNHVIESHLIEHFTNIFNQGIVMQDTGLIERVIPSLVNESTNAMLTAIPSAEEITHAVKNLKSDSAPGPDGFGAIFFQKFWEIIKHDVISAVLQFFLQNWMLPNYNSNTLVLIPKNNEPNSINHYRPIALANFKSKIISKIIADRLAAILPSLISPQQKGFIKGRNIRDGICLTSEAINILGNKSFSGNVALKIDISKAFDTLNWSFLLKTLSCFGFCDKFCNWIDTILNSAMLSIGINGKQAGFFKCSNGVRQGDPLSPLLFCLAEEVLSRGIALLVNNNHVNLIKASRNCSVPSHTLYADDIMIFCRGDQKSINAIAALLTEYAAISGQVCNKDKSLIYAGGMSADRHRCLADILGFQMANPPFIYLGAPIFVGRPKPGYFSFIADKVKVKLAHWKSCLLSMAGRLQLITSVIHSMFLHCITIYNWPASLIKQISSWMRNFLWSGNMEQRKVLTVAWKDCCSSKKVGGLGIKALSNFNSVSNLQLCWIFVKGEQEWTHLLASRIKRNHKLISYHINSSIWTSIKACYSTVIDNTKWIIGNGAKVNFWLDTWLDEPIANTFNIPRVFHKHIKVLVKDWLLGQRWCIPENVLQAFPNLSQMISSVQIPESGVEDCIVWKDSHNGELSLQQAYNRFQRHRPEITWKNLIWNKHVPPSHAMVVWKMIYNKMPTDENFSLRGFSGPSFCSLCQCDADSTAHVFFECTFVRPIWNWLLAKLHFPYAVNNIQDCIEMLSISRSPQAKAVVLSMVCSLFYFVWRARNSMRFEGRKIHWKACISQIMARAKLVGDNRTNASDNNITSFLILKGMQVNLNPNRPASFMNVLWCPPPLGWVKVNIDGVARGNPVTMACGGLYRDSNAVHLGSFCDYMGEGNSELAEFWAAIIAIEKAVSLGWRKIWIETDCLLVVKAFSDTTLVPWKIRSRWHHCHDLLQSLDFMISHIYREANFCADYLANIGHSNRFFCWFNFVHPLIVKDYLLDMDGTPRLRLYR